GGAAAGTGGCATTAATTGCTCGAGGCGAGATATCATTTGATGAAAAAATTCGTCGTGCTCACGAAAAAGGTGCTGTAGCGGTATTGATTTATAATAATATCGATGGAGAGATTCCATTTTTCTTAGGTGAAAATCATGGTTATATCCCAACATTTAAAATGTTACATGCCGACGGAGTAAAACTTTCAGAAAAATTAAAAGCAGATCCTACAGCTAAACTTAAAATAACAGACTTACAGTCAAATATGACTACAGGTGATGTATTAGCTGATTTTAGCTCACGTGGTCCAGTTAGTAATAACTTTGATATTAAGCCAGATGTAGTAGCACCTGGGGTTTCCACCTTCTCTACTGTTCCAGAATATATTAATAGCCCAGAAGATGGTGTCGATTATTCTAGTGGTTATGCTAGTTTAAGTGGAACATCCATGGCAACACCACATGTTGCTGGAGTTGCAGCCCTATTATTACAAACACATCCAGATTATTCAGTTGCAGATGTAAAAGCTGCTCTTATGAATACTGCTGATCCTTTAAAAGGTCGTACGTACAATGTGAATGAAGTTGGAGCAGGACGTGTAGATGCTTATGAGGCAGTCCACAATACAACTTTATTTGAAGTGCAAAATAAGACGACTACCTTAGATGAAAATGGATTAAAAATAGAAATCGATGACATTTCAGGATCTATTCCTTTTGGTAGTATTGCACAATCAAGTGAGACGCAAAATAGAGGAACCTCGATTTCTATTAAGAATTTAAGTAGTGAACTAGAAACATATCATACTAGAGTTGAATTTTTAACAATCGATGGTGTCTCAAAGGAAGCTGGTAAGAATGATGTGACGGTTCAATTACCATCATCGATTGAAGTGAATGGTAATGAGAGTAAAAATATTAATGCAGAAATATCCATTCCCGCTAATGCAGAATTTGGTGTATATGAGGGATATATTTATATAGAAAATGAGTCGAAAACTGCAGAATATCAAATTCCTTTCCATGTTCGTTATGCTAAACCTGGTTTCGAAAAACTAGAATTTTTTAAACATGCAATAACGAATGACCTTAGTAACTTTCATCCATACATCGAGCCGTTTACACCAGTCAGTTTCAAGTTAAATAGTCATATGAAAACGATTGATGTAGTGGTTAGCGATCTAAATGGAAAACCAATTGGGTTTTATGGCACGTTTAATTTAGAAAATGCAGCAGTTGATACGGATTACTTCATTTTCTTCGGATTTTCAGGTGAAGTAAAGCATTTTACAGGTGATCCGAATAAACCTTTAGCACTTGAATATGAACCACTTAAAGAAGGTAAATACATTGTTTCTTATATTGGTACAGGGGTAGATGGTAAAACATATAAAATCGATAATGACATGGTGATCGATAATACAGCTCCGACACTGGAATTTGATAAGAAAACAGGAATCCAAGAACTTTCAAGTTCAGATTTAACAACTGAAAGTTATGATGGACAAGATTATACAGCCTATTGGGTGCATGGAAAATTGTATGATGATACGATTGACTATTTAAAAAGTAGAGGACATGACATCACTCAAGAGGCAAATACCGCGTACGCTTATCAAGATTCTTTTTGGCCAACAGCTGAATTTTTCCCAAATGCAAATGGTGAATTTAAATTTGGTGTCCTACCAGAAGAATATGCAAGCTATCCAACTAATGTAAGAATCTATACTTATGATTACGCTACAGCAGGAAATCCGACTTTCCCAGAGTTTACTTTTATTAATAAAGGAGCTCAATATTCTACAATTAAACCAAATACAAAAGGTGTAAGTCTTGGATCGGAGTTTGTAAATACATTTACGGTTCAAAACGCGCAAGATTTAACAAGTGCATCTGTAACAATCGATGTCCCTAATTTCTATAAAGTTGTAGACGCTAAGCCATCAAAACAGCTAGAAGATCTTGCAAAGAAAAATAATTGGACTATTCGTGTTGCAAAGCCACAAATTACAGAAAGCACTTGGTCTAATATTTCAGCATTTGCTGTCGATATTTCAGACAAAAAGACACAATTACCAGTTTCAATTACTGGTGATATTGATTTATTGGATATTACATTAAAAGTAGTCGATGACCATAATTACATGGTAGAAAGTACATTCTATTATCAAGAATCTTCATATCAAACAAGCTCTGGTAGTAAATCATCTTTACCAACCTTTGCTGAAAAGTTTAAATTCCACTCTCAGCACTCATGGGTAGAAGGTTACTTTCATGGTGAAGCAGTTAATTTTGACAACTACGATTTAGATTATTCAAGGATTGGGACAAAAGCTTATCTGGTTGATAAAAACGGTAAAAAGTACCCTGCGGATATTTCAGAAAAAGGGTATATGACGGTTACGGATATTCCTGCAACGAAAGATGAATATAGGTTAATCGTAGATATCCCTGGTCATTTCCTATATAGTAAAAAATTAACTTTAAGCAGGACAATTGATGGAAAAGTCCAAGGCAATTTCTATACTGTATATACGGATACGGCTGCTGCTGGAGATGTCAACGGAGATCATGTAATCGATATTTATGACGCAAAGCTTATTGCAAACAATGCTGGAGTTTCAGGGGAAAGATTGAAAGAAGATCTTAACAAGGATGGAGTCGTTGACATTATTGATTTTAACTTTGTGGAAAAGAACTTCATGTCCATCAATCCATACTTCCCAACGTCCAATAAACCAGTTGAAAAAACAGGCAGACTTACTCTAGAAGACTTAAAAGCTCGTTTTAATTAATCAATGATTCTCAAAAAGAAAACTCTCTTCATTTTTGGTAGCGGGTTTACTTCTGGGGTGTAAACAAGGAAATAACAAACCAAAACACACGCTATTTCACACAAGAAATAGCGTGTGTATTTTTGTTGATATATTAAGGTTTAAAGTATTTTTAAGCGTAAATACAAACACAAATTCACAAGGCAATTCGCAAGACTGAAATAATTATTGTAGTGTCTGTGATTTTAATGAGAATTACGGTGAAGTCTGACCAGGTTTAACTGGAAAAGGCAATGGGATATAATTTTTAGTTAAGGCTGTGTTAAAGGTAAATGTTGATTTTTGGAACAATGTTGATTTGTGCGGAAGGCGCGAGACTCCTGCAGGAGGCTTCCCGAACCGCCTGGAGCACAAATCAACAGCCAGGTTTAACTCAGCCTAAGTTAAAGAATCAAGCTGCCAAAAAGGTGGCTTTTTCTAATTGTATTAACGTGGCAGTTTAGTGGAAAAGTCCAGATTGATCGTTGTTCAGCAATCGGGCCATTTAGTGAAGAACAAAGAAATTTATCTACTTTTGTAATTTAATACGGTGTTGCTATGTATGTGGAGTTCATACTTAAAACGATCTTCAAGTCGAAGATCGTTTTAACATAAAAAATCTTACTATTATGCCAAAATGTAGTTCCCTCACAAGCGCACCTTTTTATAATATTAAAAAGGAGTTCGATGACAAAATGGAGATCATCTCCGTTTATTTAATTATCGGTGTATTGATTAGTACATCAATTTATGCGGTGGCAGATTTTCGACCTAGGTATTTCTTTTTTGCATTGTGCATTGCCTGGTTACCTTTAATATTCATTGGAATAATAATAAATTTATTTATGGATTTAGAAGAAATTTCCAATAAATTAAACTGATAAAAGCACAAAACCAAGAAATAAACCCAAAAACTGTGACAATTGTAGTTTCGGACCACCCATATTTTAAGCCAAAGTGATAGTGAATGGGTGTCATTCTGAAAATACGCTTATGCGTAAGTTTAAATGACGAAACTTGTAAAATAACCGAAAGTTGTTCAGCAAAATATATAAAGAACAAAATAGGAATTAAAATTTCAACTTTCTCAAGAACAGCAAGAAATGAAAGCGATCCCCCTATCGCTAGTGATCCCGTATCTCCCATGAAAGCTTTGGCTGGATATATGTTATAAATGAGAAAGCCGAGTAAACATCCAATCATAATTAAACAAAAGATTTGCACCTCTGATCTGTCTGAAACCATAAAAAAGAAAAAGTATGTTGGGATTGCAACAACTCCTAAAAGGCCATCTAATCCATCCGTGAAATTTATGGCATTTGCAGAACCTACGACAAATAAGGTAATGACAATAACATATACCACCATTGGAAGATTTAAGGAAATAGTATTATTAATAGTAATGCTGGTGTCTACGCCTAGTTCCTTGATCACGTAAAAAAGCAAAGTACCAGTAAAAATAAATTGAAAAATAAGTTTGGTCTTACCAGATACCCCTCCCGGATCTTGACGAGAAGCTTTCCAAAAATCATCCAAAAAGCCAACAAAACTAAAAAGAATGTAGGTAGTAGACAAGAAATACATTAATGGAGTAGGTGAAAAAAGAATGGATACTATAATTCCTACAAAAAGAATTATTCCAAACATTAACGGAGTGCCATTTTTTAACTGATGATCGGAAGGAAGTTCTTTTCTTATCGGTTGAATGAGTCTAAGTTTTTTCAAAACAGCAATTAATAGTGGAGATAAAATTGCAACAACTACAAAA
This Neobacillus sp. YX16 DNA region includes the following protein-coding sequences:
- a CDS encoding S8 family serine peptidase, with the translated sequence MKNRKKQFLNVMVSGVIASGLLTSYLMPQQKSYAISNSTESILKGLSEEQRQSIKRLTPQEGFIIDPSLLSLKDRTANVIVEFKTAPVENAQQSKTKGTSKNKAEKIKGEQEYFKQRLTEMFKKKEELNQNIKENSLQYQIKQTYQNVFNGMAMTIPTSEINTLLETGVVKRIWKDNVVSLPKNESTTTQEPTTGKVIPPALPHIGVDRLHTEGVKGQGIKVGVLDTGIDYNHPDLKDVYKGGYDFVENDSDPMETTREQWLASGQPESINGSAYYTEHGTHVAGTIASNPKNDVEYAMTGVAPNVDLYAYRVLGEYGSGYDSSVIAGIERAVEDGMDVINLSLGNGNNHSLDATSVAINNAALKGVIPVIAGGNAGPNPGTLGSPGASPLAITVGASDVPTDIPTVKASLADISVQNTLMGHGLGKDYLQLIDKEYDVVEVGIGTEEDYTDKNVNGKVALIARGEISFDEKIRRAHEKGAVAVLIYNNIDGEIPFFLGENHGYIPTFKMLHADGVKLSEKLKADPTAKLKITDLQSNMTTGDVLADFSSRGPVSNNFDIKPDVVAPGVSTFSTVPEYINSPEDGVDYSSGYASLSGTSMATPHVAGVAALLLQTHPDYSVADVKAALMNTADPLKGRTYNVNEVGAGRVDAYEAVHNTTLFEVQNKTTTLDENGLKIEIDDISGSIPFGSIAQSSETQNRGTSISIKNLSSELETYHTRVEFLTIDGVSKEAGKNDVTVQLPSSIEVNGNESKNINAEISIPANAEFGVYEGYIYIENESKTAEYQIPFHVRYAKPGFEKLEFFKHAITNDLSNFHPYIEPFTPVSFKLNSHMKTIDVVVSDLNGKPIGFYGTFNLENAAVDTDYFIFFGFSGEVKHFTGDPNKPLALEYEPLKEGKYIVSYIGTGVDGKTYKIDNDMVIDNTAPTLEFDKKTGIQELSSSDLTTESYDGQDYTAYWVHGKLYDDTIDYLKSRGHDITQEANTAYAYQDSFWPTAEFFPNANGEFKFGVLPEEYASYPTNVRIYTYDYATAGNPTFPEFTFINKGAQYSTIKPNTKGVSLGSEFVNTFTVQNAQDLTSASVTIDVPNFYKVVDAKPSKQLEDLAKKNNWTIRVAKPQITESTWSNISAFAVDISDKKTQLPVSITGDIDLLDITLKVVDDHNYMVESTFYYQESSYQTSSGSKSSLPTFAEKFKFHSQHSWVEGYFHGEAVNFDNYDLDYSRIGTKAYLVDKNGKKYPADISEKGYMTVTDIPATKDEYRLIVDIPGHFLYSKKLTLSRTIDGKVQGNFYTVYTDTAAAGDVNGDHVIDIYDAKLIANNAGVSGERLKEDLNKDGVVDIIDFNFVEKNFMSINPYFPTSNKPVEKTGRLTLEDLKARFN
- the mraY gene encoding phospho-N-acetylmuramoyl-pentapeptide-transferase; translation: MRDQIIPALIAFVVVAILSPLLIAVLKKLRLIQPIRKELPSDHQLKNGTPLMFGIILFVGIIVSILFSPTPLMYFLSTTYILFSFVGFLDDFWKASRQDPGGVSGKTKLIFQFIFTGTLLFYVIKELGVDTSITINNTISLNLPMVVYVIVITLFVVGSANAINFTDGLDGLLGVVAIPTYFFFFMVSDRSEVQIFCLIMIGCLLGFLIYNIYPAKAFMGDTGSLAIGGSLSFLAVLEKVEILIPILFFIYFAEQLSVILQVSSFKLTHKRIFRMTPIHYHFGLKYGWSETTIVTVFGFISWFCAFISLIYWKFLLNP